A single window of Opisthocomus hoazin isolate bOpiHoa1 chromosome 5, bOpiHoa1.hap1, whole genome shotgun sequence DNA harbors:
- the NFXL1 gene encoding NF-X1-type zinc finger protein NFXL1 isoform X2, giving the protein MEAPWRQGGRGRGRARPGDGLPGRAGAAARPPAPKARGGACVAAAGPGELSSQKKFDEIKAANQAAAKKLVEDQFSSSSEDDDEDAEVKQGKILAKTFTIYTSQTDGDASELERTRQYMHEAFQSGAMTCLICIASVKRNQAVWSCRGCFCIFHLVCIQKWAKDSLFLVSSVTDDDFGKKDYPWPCPKCRFEYKRSETPSRYYCYCGKVENPALDPWLVPHSCGQICEREFKPSCGHRCLLLCHPGPCPPCPKMVTTTCHCKKAKAVPRRCSAKGWSCRLPCGRTLLCGQHTCESSCHAGDCQPCPRVSKQRCICGRQTAERLCASPQWQCDQVCGKPLPCGNHTCEQVCHAGPCGDCPRSGRRSCPCGKSKFTLPCTEDVPTCGDSCDKLLECGIHKCSQRCHRGPCETCRQEVEKQCRCGKHTKRMPCHKPYLCETKCAKIRDCQKHQCRRKCCSGNCPPCDQVCGRTLGCRNHKCPSGCHRGSCNPCPETVDVKCNCGKTVIKVLCGRERTIKPPKCKQLCSRPPTCHHPTQEKHYCHFGRCPPCRQSCQKTLACGHLCPVPCHDEALVRQTGLHQSAGPWEQPSEPAFIQTALPCPPCEVPISVECLGQHEVSPLPCHSANPYSCKRFCGRLLDCQNHTCMKECHHVTKVNGSADGKKAGPECSQCEEECSKPRPSGCPHRCVLPCHPGDCPSCLQMVKIKCHCKLSTLYIECLKLTCADLKEKELLISCKNQCPKELPCGHRCKEVCHSGSCPLNCSQKVKLRCLCKRLKKEIQCSKIQEGQVSLECDALCKEMKRKASEIKEAETKAALEEEKRRQQAELEAFENRLKGRRKNKRRKDEVEVEQSSWQKYKNLIMLPVFGVAVVMVAWLMVYND; this is encoded by the exons ATGGAGGCGCCCTGGCGgcagggcggccggggccggggccgagccaGGCCCGGGGACGGGCTACCCGGCCGCGCTGGGGCGgctgcccggcccccggccccgaaGGCCCGCGGCGGTGCCTGCgttgcggcggcggggcccggcg AATTATCTTCACAGAAGAAATTTGATGAAATTAAGGCAGCTAATCAGGCTGCAGCAAAGAAGCTGGTTGAAGACCAGTTTAGCTCCTCatctgaagatgatgatgaagatgCTGAAGTAAAACAAGGAAAGATTTTGGCCAAAACATTCACCATTTACACCAGTCaaactg ATGGAGATGCGAGTGAACTGGAACGTACAAGACAGTACATGCATGAAGCTTTTCAGTCAGGGGCTATGACATGTCTGATCTGCATTGCTTCGGTTAAAAGGAACCAGGCT GTCTGGAGCTGTCGTGGATGCTTTTGCATATTTCACCTGGTGTGTATCCAGAAATGGGCCAAGGACAGCCTCTTCCTTGTGTCTTCTGTGACGGATGATGATTTTGGGAAGAAAGATTATCCCTGGCCATG TCCAAAATGTAGGTTCGAATACAAGCGGTCTGAAACTCCCAGTAGGTATTACTGCTACTGTGGAAAAGTGGAGAATCCAGCACTGGACCCGTGGCTGGTACCTCACTCCTGTGGTCAGATATGCGAGAGAGAGTTCAAACCTTCTTGTGGTCACAGATGTTTGCTGCTCTGTCATCCAG GACCCTGCCCGCCTTGCCCGAAGATGGTCACAACAACCTGTCACTGTAAGAAGGCTAAAGCGGTGCCCCGAAGGTGCAGCGCCAAGGGGTGGTCGTGTCGCCTGCCCTGCGGACGAACGCTGCTGTGTGGGCAGCACACGTGTGAGAGCTCCTGTCACGCAG GAGATTGTCAGCCTTGTCCCCGGGTCAGTAAACAGCGGTGCATCTGTGgcagacagacagcagaaagactTTGTGCGAGTCCTCAGTGGCAGTGTGATCAG GTGTGTGGGAAACCTTTGCCTTGTGGTAATCACACGTGTGAGCAAGTCTGTCATGCTGGTCCCTGCGGAGACTGTCCTCGTTCTGGGAGAAGGTCCTGCCCATGTGGAAAATCAA AGTTTACATTGCCTTGTACAGAAGATGTGCCCACTTGCGGCGACAGTTGTGACAAACTGCTGGAGTGTGGCATCCACAAATGCTCGCAGCGCTGTCATCGAGGTCCCTGTGAAACATGCAGGCAG GAAGTTGAGAAGCAGTGTCGCTGTGGGAAGCACACTAAACGCATGCCGTGTCATAAGCCATACCTGTGTGAAACGAAGTGTGCGAAAATTCGGGATTGCCAAAAGCACCAATGCAGGAGAAAG TGCTGTTCTGGAAACTGTCCACCTTGTGATCAAGTCTGTGGGCGGACTCTAGGCTGCAGAAATCACAAATGTCCTTCGGGCTGCCACAGAG gcAGCTGTAATCCATGTCCAGAGACTGTAGATGTGAAATGCAATTGTGGAAAAACTGTCATTAAAGTGCTGTGCGGCAGAGAGCGCACCATCAAACCTCCCAAatgcaagcagctctgcag TCGACCGCCTACCTGTCACCACCCCACCCAGGAGAAACACTACTGTCACTTCGGTCGATGTCCCCCGTGTCGTCAGTCCTGCCAGAAGACCTTAGCGTGTGGTCACTTGTGCCCTGTTCCCTGCCACGACGAAGCGCTCGTGAGGCAAACTGGCTTA CATCAGTCTGCGGGGCCTTGGGAACAGCCGTCGGAGCCAGCTTTCATTCAGACCGCGTTGCCGTGCCCTCCCTGTGAGGTTCCTATATCCGT GGAGTGTCTTGGGCAGCATGAG gTTAGTCCCTTACCATGTCACTCGGCAAACCCCTACTCGTGTAAAAGATTTTGTGGGCGGCTTCTTGACTGCCAGAATCACACCTGCATGAAAGAATGTCATCACGTCACTAAAGTCAACGGTAGTGCAGATGGGAAGAAG GCGGGTCCAGAGTGTTCGCAGTGTGAAGAGGAGTGTAGCAAGCCCCGGCCGTCCGGCTGTCCTCACCGATGCGTTTTGCCCTGTCACCCTGGGGACTGCCCGTCGTGTCTCCAGATGGTGAAAATAAAGTGTCACTGCAAGCTGTCCACGCTGTATATTGAGTGCCT AAAACTAACGTGtgctgatttaaaagaaaaggagctGCTTATTTCCTGCAAAAATCAGTGTCCGAAAGAG TTGCCCTGTGGTCACCGGTGCAAGGAGGTTTGCCACTCGGGTAGCTGTCCTCTGAACTGCAGCCAGAAGGTTAAACTCCGATGTCTCTGCAAGAGGCTGAAAAAG GAAATACAGTGCAGCAAGATACAAGAAGGCCAGGTTTCACTGGAGTGCGATGCATTGTGCAAAGAAATGAAGCGGAAGGCATCTGAG ATAAAAGAGGCGGAAACCAAAGCTGCTCTTGAAGAGGAGAAGCGAAGACAACAG
- the NFXL1 gene encoding NF-X1-type zinc finger protein NFXL1 isoform X1, with translation MEAPWRQGGRGRGRARPGDGLPGRAGAAARPPAPKARGGACVAAAGPGELSSQKKFDEIKAANQAAAKKLVEDQFSSSSEDDDEDAEVKQGKILAKTFTIYTSQTDGDASELERTRQYMHEAFQSGAMTCLICIASVKRNQAVWSCRGCFCIFHLVCIQKWAKDSLFLVSSVTDDDFGKKDYPWPCPKCRFEYKRSETPSRYYCYCGKVENPALDPWLVPHSCGQICEREFKPSCGHRCLLLCHPGPCPPCPKMVTTTCHCKKAKAVPRRCSAKGWSCRLPCGRTLLCGQHTCESSCHAGDCQPCPRVSKQRCICGRQTAERLCASPQWQCDQVCGKPLPCGNHTCEQVCHAGPCGDCPRSGRRSCPCGKSKFTLPCTEDVPTCGDSCDKLLECGIHKCSQRCHRGPCETCRQEVEKQCRCGKHTKRMPCHKPYLCETKCAKIRDCQKHQCRRKCCSGNCPPCDQVCGRTLGCRNHKCPSGCHRGSCNPCPETVDVKCNCGKTVIKVLCGRERTIKPPKCKQLCSRPPTCHHPTQEKHYCHFGRCPPCRQSCQKTLACGHLCPVPCHDEALVRQTGLHQSAGPWEQPSEPAFIQTALPCPPCEVPISVECLGQHEVSPLPCHSANPYSCKRFCGRLLDCQNHTCMKECHHVTKVNGSADGKKSVGETTEESCEWAEEAGRSSGESSGDAAEQAGPECSQCEEECSKPRPSGCPHRCVLPCHPGDCPSCLQMVKIKCHCKLSTLYIECLKLTCADLKEKELLISCKNQCPKELPCGHRCKEVCHSGSCPLNCSQKVKLRCLCKRLKKEIQCSKIQEGQVSLECDALCKEMKRKASEIKEAETKAALEEEKRRQQAELEAFENRLKGRRKNKRRKDEVEVEQSSWQKYKNLIMLPVFGVAVVMVAWLMVYND, from the exons ATGGAGGCGCCCTGGCGgcagggcggccggggccggggccgagccaGGCCCGGGGACGGGCTACCCGGCCGCGCTGGGGCGgctgcccggcccccggccccgaaGGCCCGCGGCGGTGCCTGCgttgcggcggcggggcccggcg AATTATCTTCACAGAAGAAATTTGATGAAATTAAGGCAGCTAATCAGGCTGCAGCAAAGAAGCTGGTTGAAGACCAGTTTAGCTCCTCatctgaagatgatgatgaagatgCTGAAGTAAAACAAGGAAAGATTTTGGCCAAAACATTCACCATTTACACCAGTCaaactg ATGGAGATGCGAGTGAACTGGAACGTACAAGACAGTACATGCATGAAGCTTTTCAGTCAGGGGCTATGACATGTCTGATCTGCATTGCTTCGGTTAAAAGGAACCAGGCT GTCTGGAGCTGTCGTGGATGCTTTTGCATATTTCACCTGGTGTGTATCCAGAAATGGGCCAAGGACAGCCTCTTCCTTGTGTCTTCTGTGACGGATGATGATTTTGGGAAGAAAGATTATCCCTGGCCATG TCCAAAATGTAGGTTCGAATACAAGCGGTCTGAAACTCCCAGTAGGTATTACTGCTACTGTGGAAAAGTGGAGAATCCAGCACTGGACCCGTGGCTGGTACCTCACTCCTGTGGTCAGATATGCGAGAGAGAGTTCAAACCTTCTTGTGGTCACAGATGTTTGCTGCTCTGTCATCCAG GACCCTGCCCGCCTTGCCCGAAGATGGTCACAACAACCTGTCACTGTAAGAAGGCTAAAGCGGTGCCCCGAAGGTGCAGCGCCAAGGGGTGGTCGTGTCGCCTGCCCTGCGGACGAACGCTGCTGTGTGGGCAGCACACGTGTGAGAGCTCCTGTCACGCAG GAGATTGTCAGCCTTGTCCCCGGGTCAGTAAACAGCGGTGCATCTGTGgcagacagacagcagaaagactTTGTGCGAGTCCTCAGTGGCAGTGTGATCAG GTGTGTGGGAAACCTTTGCCTTGTGGTAATCACACGTGTGAGCAAGTCTGTCATGCTGGTCCCTGCGGAGACTGTCCTCGTTCTGGGAGAAGGTCCTGCCCATGTGGAAAATCAA AGTTTACATTGCCTTGTACAGAAGATGTGCCCACTTGCGGCGACAGTTGTGACAAACTGCTGGAGTGTGGCATCCACAAATGCTCGCAGCGCTGTCATCGAGGTCCCTGTGAAACATGCAGGCAG GAAGTTGAGAAGCAGTGTCGCTGTGGGAAGCACACTAAACGCATGCCGTGTCATAAGCCATACCTGTGTGAAACGAAGTGTGCGAAAATTCGGGATTGCCAAAAGCACCAATGCAGGAGAAAG TGCTGTTCTGGAAACTGTCCACCTTGTGATCAAGTCTGTGGGCGGACTCTAGGCTGCAGAAATCACAAATGTCCTTCGGGCTGCCACAGAG gcAGCTGTAATCCATGTCCAGAGACTGTAGATGTGAAATGCAATTGTGGAAAAACTGTCATTAAAGTGCTGTGCGGCAGAGAGCGCACCATCAAACCTCCCAAatgcaagcagctctgcag TCGACCGCCTACCTGTCACCACCCCACCCAGGAGAAACACTACTGTCACTTCGGTCGATGTCCCCCGTGTCGTCAGTCCTGCCAGAAGACCTTAGCGTGTGGTCACTTGTGCCCTGTTCCCTGCCACGACGAAGCGCTCGTGAGGCAAACTGGCTTA CATCAGTCTGCGGGGCCTTGGGAACAGCCGTCGGAGCCAGCTTTCATTCAGACCGCGTTGCCGTGCCCTCCCTGTGAGGTTCCTATATCCGT GGAGTGTCTTGGGCAGCATGAG gTTAGTCCCTTACCATGTCACTCGGCAAACCCCTACTCGTGTAAAAGATTTTGTGGGCGGCTTCTTGACTGCCAGAATCACACCTGCATGAAAGAATGTCATCACGTCACTAAAGTCAACGGTAGTGCAGATGGGAAGAAG TCTGTTGGGGAAACTACAGAGGAGAGCTGTGAATGGGCTGAGGAGGCTGGCAGAtcttcaggagagagcagtggagatGCTGCAGAACAG GCGGGTCCAGAGTGTTCGCAGTGTGAAGAGGAGTGTAGCAAGCCCCGGCCGTCCGGCTGTCCTCACCGATGCGTTTTGCCCTGTCACCCTGGGGACTGCCCGTCGTGTCTCCAGATGGTGAAAATAAAGTGTCACTGCAAGCTGTCCACGCTGTATATTGAGTGCCT AAAACTAACGTGtgctgatttaaaagaaaaggagctGCTTATTTCCTGCAAAAATCAGTGTCCGAAAGAG TTGCCCTGTGGTCACCGGTGCAAGGAGGTTTGCCACTCGGGTAGCTGTCCTCTGAACTGCAGCCAGAAGGTTAAACTCCGATGTCTCTGCAAGAGGCTGAAAAAG GAAATACAGTGCAGCAAGATACAAGAAGGCCAGGTTTCACTGGAGTGCGATGCATTGTGCAAAGAAATGAAGCGGAAGGCATCTGAG ATAAAAGAGGCGGAAACCAAAGCTGCTCTTGAAGAGGAGAAGCGAAGACAACAG